The genomic stretch ATGAGAAGAAAATTAAGGTTGACAAGATTGTAACCGATTTAGGACTGAGATTGTGATTTTTCAGCTGATTTCAGTGTATGTGTATTTCAGTGTCCCACTAGCTGGTATTTGGCTGCATTTTGATGATAGATAGTTGGAGCTTTATGTAGTAGCTATATTCAGAATTTCAAGGGTCAAGCATGTTCAGTGAGGGTTAGGCATTGTTAGGATTCCAAGGGTCTTGCATGGCTAGAATTCCAATGGACAGCCACCATAGCAGCAGCTTTGGTGGACCAATTTGTCAGGTAAAGTTGCCAGTTTGTTCTGTTTTTAGAGTCTATTTATAGGATGTAAAATGCGAAATAAATGAAGAGATTTAGAATGACTCCACCTTCTCTCTAAGGTGCGAAGGTAGGCATCTAGTTAGAGAAGAATCAACACATTGAATAGGTTTACCTGTCTAATGAAGCTTTTTGTAGGTATTAACCCACTAGTTTGGCTCTCTGCTTTGTCAATTGGTCTCTGGCAGTTTGTCTAGGTAGCCTTGGACAAGATCTTTATGGTTAGTATAGACAGTACAAGCTGTCGACCCGGTCGCCCCTAGCAATGAATCTGTAGAGATTTGGGGAGGTATCATTTCTTTGGTGATATTGGTACACTATGTCCTTATCTAGATTTTGAGCATTCAGACTCAGATTGTTTGTTTGTTGTTGAGACATTGTTAAGtggaaagaaggaaaaaggaggcAGAAAGGCCATGGTCCAATTGATGGACAAGTTGAGATTCTAGCTCCCTACTTCAGGATGCACACAGAATATAACAATATTCCATCAAAGTTGAATAAAAAACTCAAATCAGTACAGTATCCAGTGTTTGTTCTACCCACTTCTCATCATAATTAAGtgcaaaatatttttcacaaGCTTGACttatcaaataaattttgaGAGAATTGGTGAatttcttctcctcctcccCTTTTGTTACTTCTTTCTCCTCCTGCCTTGTCGTCATATTTTGGAGCTAAAAAATCCATTCTAAAGTCTCTACAACTTATGTTCTGAAATCAATCTTATGCTCCACAAGCTTTTCGGTAGTGCATGCgtattttctaattcttaaatccTGCTAAATACTATGTGCAAGCTCACACCAGCAAGAGCATATCACCTGTGTAGCCTCAACGAGTGCCTCTAGAGCATGTGGGTAGTGTGTTGGTCCCTGACACATGTGATGGTCCACACTGATTTTATTGGGCTGAACTTCCAGCCAGAATGCATCATGTTGTGTCATTATCTGTAGGGTTACAAGGTTTACTGCTGTAAGATTTGAGTAAAATAAGCAGCAGTAATCAATAAGGCAAGCAAAAGTGCCATTTCAATTTGTAATGTTGCAAGTTTGTGTCATGCATCCATACTTTCTTGGAAAAGGTTTTTAATAACTTGGGATGCTACAAAACCACTAATATTGTCAAATGCAACGATTGAATGTGCATGTCACAATTTATCAAATAATGTGCAACCATGCCTTGAGCATACTGGTGATATGTATTGTGCATTAAACACTGTCTTTactgttatatatatatatgtatatatatatatattttattccAGGTTGCTGGAGTTCCTGGCGTGACAGAAGATCTATATTTAGCTAGACAGTCTGCACTTGcagaagagaagaaaaacttAAATGAAACTCCAATGCTCTATAGTTGTGGTCTTTGTGGCAAAAGTTATAGAAGTTCCAAGGCACATGCTCAGCATCTAAAGTCTAAAAGTCACTCGCTACGAGCTTCCCAGGGAGTTGGAAATCATGAAGGTGCAAATGCTATTATCAAACCTTTCCAACCGCGAGTTCCTAATAAGCTTTCCCAAGACAATGAGTTGGACGATGAAGAAAGTGAAGAGAGTGAATGGGAGGAGGTTGACCCAGAGGAAGACTTGATGGGTGAGGCCACCGATTCTCTGACGCAGCTAAATATGAATGAGCAAAATTCTATGGATGAGGATGAAGGTAGCGATCCAGATCAGTTTTTGAAGGAGTTGGACCCATCTTGTTGCTTTATGTGTGACTTAGAGCATGGTACAATAGAAAGCTGCATGGTTCACATGCACAAGTGGCATGGATTTTATATACCTGATGTTGAATATCTGAAGGACCCAAAAGGCCTGCTTACTTATCTTGGCTTGAAGGTAGTGACTGCATACTTTATCCGAAATAAAATTATGCACTCTATCTGCCCTGCAATGCTCTGTAGGAATAGTAACTGATATGTTTGTATGCTATTCTTCAGGTTAGAAGGGATCATATGTGTCTATATTGCAATGACAGATGCCATCCTTTTGGCAGTCTCGAAGCAGTTAGGAAGCACATGGAAGCAAGAAGTCATTGCAAAGTGCATTATGGTGATGGAGGAGATGATGAGGAAGCAGAACTAGAAGAGTTTTACGATTACAGCAGCAGGTATTGGCTTTCACAAGATATTTCTCTTATTATAATGAAATGAAGCTTGAGAATATTAACCAGCATTTTAAGCTATACTGTCTCTGAAATAAGTACATTGTTTGTTGCAGTTACACTGACGCTGATGGTAAGCAACTAGTTGTGGCAGATGATAGTCAAAACAGGATTGAATTTGGAAGTGGTGGATCTGAGCTCATAATAACCCGGAGTAACAAAGGGGGAATGTCAACAAGAGTACTTGGATCAAGGGAATTTCTACGATACTACCGCCAGAAACCACGTCCAATGCCTGCAACTGATGTTGCTATTACTGCTGCATTAGCTTCACGGTTTGGATCTGGACCCTTTCTCCTGTCTTGTTTGTTGGCAAACCTACATACCACATAACATTACGTTATTTGAAAGAGAGTCTGTGTGGCAATTCTTCTATATAATTATGCTTTCTTCATCCATTGAAAGGACAAAACAAAATTGACACAGAATCTATCTTGCTTATCCAACCATAGTGTTATCTCCTtgatcttttaatttttttcaaaacccttGTAGAGACCCAACAAAGTGCGACACAGCCCATTTTTCTCAGCTACAGACTGGTTTAACCCAATGTAGCAATGAATAGACTGCCCTTGAATTAATATAATCATTGTTAAGCCATGTACTGCCAATgtgtttt from Coffea eugenioides isolate CCC68of chromosome 8, Ceug_1.0, whole genome shotgun sequence encodes the following:
- the LOC113781680 gene encoding cytoplasmic 60S subunit biogenesis factor REI1 homolog 1-like; the encoded protein is MPGLTCNACNKEFQDEIEQKLHYKSEWHRYNLKRKVAGVPGVTEDLYLARQSALAEEKKNLNETPMLYSCGLCGKSYRSSKAHAQHLKSKSHSLRASQGVGNHEGANAIIKPFQPRVPNKLSQDNELDDEESEESEWEEVDPEEDLMGEATDSLTQLNMNEQNSMDEDEGSDPDQFLKELDPSCCFMCDLEHGTIESCMVHMHKWHGFYIPDVEYLKDPKGLLTYLGLKVRRDHMCLYCNDRCHPFGSLEAVRKHMEARSHCKVHYGDGGDDEEAELEEFYDYSSSYTDADGKQLVVADDSQNRIEFGSGGSELIITRSNKGGMSTRVLGSREFLRYYRQKPRPMPATDVAITAALASRYRSMGLATVQSREHIVRMKVLKAMSRSGVEAMRSKIGMKSNVIRNLPKNVTH